In Arachis stenosperma cultivar V10309 chromosome 1, arast.V10309.gnm1.PFL2, whole genome shotgun sequence, one DNA window encodes the following:
- the LOC130960270 gene encoding C2 and GRAM domain-containing protein At1g03370-like isoform X2, with amino-acid sequence MSIPYEIDDCNVDIPTPFARWPPPPLQQKRKKKGDKLGKQKFKTKVIKKSLEPRWDEEFNFCVDDLKEKLVISVMDEDKFFNDDVVGKIKVPVSSVFEEPSKSLGHVWHSLKPKNMKSKKKECGDILVSIYFCQNNPSDGNGDQIALRRKLSDATTESFSSSFRRSNSSSPVREESTVSKDEKLAPQKTFAGRLAQIFSSKVSELPVQSSLNKSIDLDLSETSKTEEGEIKTEDQTTSNETFEECMKKIQSADQGNEVPSNLSGGVLIDQLYNIAPEDLNALLFAPDSSFAKSFADSQGTTELQIGPWKLEDGGERLKRSLSYLKAATKLLKAVKGYEDQTYLKADGKRFAVFACVSTPDVMYGSTFKVEILYVITPGPELQSGEPCSRLEISWRLNFVQSTMMKGMIENGARQGMKESFGNYASMLSQIVNPVDSKDLGSAKEQDLASIQPEPQSDWKLAVQYFANFTVVSTLLMGLYIIVHIILAESSTIQGFEFFGLDLPDSIGEFVVSAALALQAERVLGLISRFMQARTQMGSDNGIKASGDGWLLTVALIEGSNLATVNSSRKCDPYVVFTCNNKTRTSSIKFKKCDPLWNEIFEFDAMDDPPSVLEVDVYDFDGPFDEAICLGHAEINFLKTNISDLADIWVPLDGKLALACQSKLHLRIYLDNTRGGNVVKHYISKMEKEVGKKITMRSPQTNSAFQKLFKLPPEEFLINDFTCHLKRKMPLQGRLFLSARIIGFNANLFGNKTKFFFLWEDIEDIQVIPPTFASMGSPSIAITLRPGKGLDARHGAKMQDEQGRLKFHFQSFVSFNVANRTIMALWKARALTPEQKVQLVEEDSETKNYNGEENGSYIGLEDVILSEVYACTVTVPASFFMELFKGGELDRMFMEKSGCVEYSYTPWVSEIDSISERSVYYKFEKRISKYKVEVTSTQQRSLLNGNVWLLEEVMNFHGVPLADYFNLHLRYQIDDLPHNAKACKVQVMFGIEWLKSTKHQKRILKNITKHLQERLKLTFNLVEKEYLVKPPSSE; translated from the exons ATGAGCATACCATATGAAATTGATGATTGCAATGTCGATATTCCAACACCATTCGCGCGATGGCCTCCTCCACCACtacaacaaaaaagaaaaaaaaaaggagacaAA TTGGGGAAGCAGAAGTTCAAGACGAAGGTGATCAAGAAGTCTTTGGAACCAAGGTGGGATGAAGAGTTCAATTTTTGTGTTGATGACCTTAAAGAGAAGCTGGTCATTTCTGTCATGGATGAAGATAAATTCTTCAATGATGACGTGGTTGGGAAGATTAAGGTGCCAGTTTCATCTGTTTTTGAAGAACCATCTAAATCTCTTGGCCATGTTTGGCACTCTCTCAAACCCAAAAACATGAAATCCAAAAAGAAGGAATGTG GTGACATTCTTGTGAGCATATACTTTTGCCAAAATAATCCATCTGATGGTAACGGCGATCAAATAGCACTACGAAGGAAACTTTCTGATGCAACGACTGAATCGTTTTCATCTTCTTTTCGACGTTCAAACTCATCTTCGCCAGTTAGGGAAGAAAGTACAGTGTCTAAGGATGAGAAACTTGCTCCACAAAAAACATTTGCTGGCCGACTTGCCCAAATTTTCAGTAGTAAAGTTTCCGAGCTGCCTGTACAATCTTCTTTGAATAAAAGCATTGACTTGGACCTATCTGAAACTAGCAAAACTGAAGAAGGTGAAATCAAGACTGAGGATCAGACGACCTCTAATGAAACTTTTGAAGAATGTATGAAGAAAATTCAATCGGCAGATCAAGGAAATGAAGTTCCTAGCAATTTATCAGGAGGGGTGCTTATAGATCAATTGTATAACATTGCACCAGAAGACTTGAATGCATTACTATTTGCACCTGATTCCAGTTTTGCAAAGTCATTTGCAGATTCACAGGGCACTACAGAACTGCAAATAGGACCTTGGAAGTTAGAGGATGGTGGGGAGAGATTAAAAAGATCTCTTTCTTACCTCAAAGCTGCCACTAAGTTACTTAAGGCTGTCAAAGGCTATGAGGATCAAACATATTTAAAAGCTGATGGGAAGAGGTTTGCTGTTTTTGCCTGTGTCAGCACCCCAGATGTTATGTATGGGAGCACCTTTAAGGTTGAAATACTCTATGTGATCACACCAGGGCCAGAGTTGCAATCAGGAGAACCGTGTTCCCGGTTGGAGATATCATGGCGATTGAATTTTGTACAGAGCACCATGATGAAAGGAATGATAGAAAACGGTGCTCGTCAAGGTATGAAGGAAAGCTTTGGTAATTATGCTTCCATGTTATCTCAGATTGTTAATCCTGTCGATTCAAAGGACCTTGGTTCTGCTAAGGAACAAGATTTGGCATCGATACAGCCGGAGCCGCAGTCAGATTGGAAGCTGGCAGTGCAGTATTTTGCTAACTTCACAGTTGTCTCAACACTCTTAATGGGGTTGTACATCATTGTCCATATAATTCTGGCTGAATCTAGTACAATTCAAGGGTTTGAGTTTTTTGGGCTTGACTTGCCAGATTCAATTGGCGAATTTGTTGTTTCTGCTGCTTTAGCCCTTCAAGCTGAACGAGTGCTGGGTTTGATCTCACGCTTCATGCAGGCCAGAACACAAATGG GTAGTGATAATGGAATTAAAGCATCGGGAGATGGATGGTTGCTAACTGTGGCCTTAATTGAAGGAAGCAATTTAGCTACTGTTAATTCTAGTCGGAAATGTGATCCATATGTGGTGTTTACTTGCAACAACAAAACAAGAACCAGCTCAATCAAGTTCAAGAAATGTGATCCTTTATGGAATG AAATATTTGAATTCGATGCTATGGATGATCCTCCTTCTGTTTTGGAGGTGGACGTTTATGATTTTGATGGACCATTTGATGAAGCCATATGTCTTGGACATGCTGAAATCAATTTCCTGAAAACAAACATCTCAGATCTTGCAGACATATGGGTTCCTCTTGATGGAAAGCTGGCTCTGGCATGCCAATCTAAGCTGCACTTAAGAATTTACTTGGACAACACTAGAGGTGGAAATGTTGTAAAACACTATATAAGTAAAATGGAGAAAGAGGTGGGCAAAAAG ATTACTATGCGGTCTCCTCAAACAAATTCTGCATTTCaaaagctcttcaagcttccacCTGAGGAATTTCTTATTAATGACTTCACTTGTCACCTAAAAAGAAAAATGCCCCTTCAG GGCCGTCTATTTCTTTCGGCAAGAATAATTGGATTTAATGCAAATTTGTTTGGAAACAAGACgaaattcttttttctttgggaGGACATTGAAGACATCCAGGTCATTCCTCCTACGTTCGCATCGATGGGGAGTCCCTCAATTGCCATAACTCTTCGGCCGGGCAAAGGTTTGGATGCTAGGCATGGTGCAAAAATGCAAGATGAACAAGGCAGACTGAAGTTTCATTTCCAATCCTTTGTGTCTTTCAATGTTGCAAACAG GACTATAATGGCCCTCTGGAAGGCAAGAGCCTTGACTCCTGAACAGAAGGTCCAGTTAGTTGAAGAAGACTCTGAAACAAAAAACTATAATGGTGAAGAGAATGGCTCATATATTGGCCTTGAAGATGTTATCTTGTCTGAGGTTTATGCTTGTACCGTCACTGTTCCT GCCAGTTTCTTTATGGAGCTATTCAAGGGGGGTGAGTTGGATCGCATGTTCATGGAAAAATCTGGTTGTGTTGAATATTCTTATACTCCTTGGGTATCTGAGATAGATAGCATCAGTGAGAGGTCAGTATATTACAAATTCGAGAAGCGAATTTCGAAATATAAAGTTGAAGTGACAAGTACACAGCAAAGATCTCTTCTGAATGGAAATGTTTGGCTATTGGAGGAGGTTATGAACTTCCATGGAGTTCCTCTTGCAGATTATTTCAAT CTGCACCTTCGCTATCAAATCGATGATCTACCACACAATGCAAAAGCATGTAAAGTGCAGGTAATGTTTGGAATTGAATGGCTGAAAAGTACAAAACATCAGAAAAGGATCTTGAAGAACATCACAAAACATCTACAAGAACGGTTAAAGCTGACCTTCAATCTAGTTGAGAAGGAGTATTTGGTAAAACCACCAAGCAGTGAATGA
- the LOC130960270 gene encoding C2 and GRAM domain-containing protein At1g03370-like isoform X1: protein MSIPYEIDDCNVDIPTPFARWPPPPLQQKRKKKGDKVNAELGKQKFKTKVIKKSLEPRWDEEFNFCVDDLKEKLVISVMDEDKFFNDDVVGKIKVPVSSVFEEPSKSLGHVWHSLKPKNMKSKKKECGDILVSIYFCQNNPSDGNGDQIALRRKLSDATTESFSSSFRRSNSSSPVREESTVSKDEKLAPQKTFAGRLAQIFSSKVSELPVQSSLNKSIDLDLSETSKTEEGEIKTEDQTTSNETFEECMKKIQSADQGNEVPSNLSGGVLIDQLYNIAPEDLNALLFAPDSSFAKSFADSQGTTELQIGPWKLEDGGERLKRSLSYLKAATKLLKAVKGYEDQTYLKADGKRFAVFACVSTPDVMYGSTFKVEILYVITPGPELQSGEPCSRLEISWRLNFVQSTMMKGMIENGARQGMKESFGNYASMLSQIVNPVDSKDLGSAKEQDLASIQPEPQSDWKLAVQYFANFTVVSTLLMGLYIIVHIILAESSTIQGFEFFGLDLPDSIGEFVVSAALALQAERVLGLISRFMQARTQMGSDNGIKASGDGWLLTVALIEGSNLATVNSSRKCDPYVVFTCNNKTRTSSIKFKKCDPLWNEIFEFDAMDDPPSVLEVDVYDFDGPFDEAICLGHAEINFLKTNISDLADIWVPLDGKLALACQSKLHLRIYLDNTRGGNVVKHYISKMEKEVGKKITMRSPQTNSAFQKLFKLPPEEFLINDFTCHLKRKMPLQGRLFLSARIIGFNANLFGNKTKFFFLWEDIEDIQVIPPTFASMGSPSIAITLRPGKGLDARHGAKMQDEQGRLKFHFQSFVSFNVANRTIMALWKARALTPEQKVQLVEEDSETKNYNGEENGSYIGLEDVILSEVYACTVTVPASFFMELFKGGELDRMFMEKSGCVEYSYTPWVSEIDSISERSVYYKFEKRISKYKVEVTSTQQRSLLNGNVWLLEEVMNFHGVPLADYFNLHLRYQIDDLPHNAKACKVQVMFGIEWLKSTKHQKRILKNITKHLQERLKLTFNLVEKEYLVKPPSSE, encoded by the exons ATGAGCATACCATATGAAATTGATGATTGCAATGTCGATATTCCAACACCATTCGCGCGATGGCCTCCTCCACCACtacaacaaaaaagaaaaaaaaaaggagacaAAGTTAATGCCGAA TTGGGGAAGCAGAAGTTCAAGACGAAGGTGATCAAGAAGTCTTTGGAACCAAGGTGGGATGAAGAGTTCAATTTTTGTGTTGATGACCTTAAAGAGAAGCTGGTCATTTCTGTCATGGATGAAGATAAATTCTTCAATGATGACGTGGTTGGGAAGATTAAGGTGCCAGTTTCATCTGTTTTTGAAGAACCATCTAAATCTCTTGGCCATGTTTGGCACTCTCTCAAACCCAAAAACATGAAATCCAAAAAGAAGGAATGTG GTGACATTCTTGTGAGCATATACTTTTGCCAAAATAATCCATCTGATGGTAACGGCGATCAAATAGCACTACGAAGGAAACTTTCTGATGCAACGACTGAATCGTTTTCATCTTCTTTTCGACGTTCAAACTCATCTTCGCCAGTTAGGGAAGAAAGTACAGTGTCTAAGGATGAGAAACTTGCTCCACAAAAAACATTTGCTGGCCGACTTGCCCAAATTTTCAGTAGTAAAGTTTCCGAGCTGCCTGTACAATCTTCTTTGAATAAAAGCATTGACTTGGACCTATCTGAAACTAGCAAAACTGAAGAAGGTGAAATCAAGACTGAGGATCAGACGACCTCTAATGAAACTTTTGAAGAATGTATGAAGAAAATTCAATCGGCAGATCAAGGAAATGAAGTTCCTAGCAATTTATCAGGAGGGGTGCTTATAGATCAATTGTATAACATTGCACCAGAAGACTTGAATGCATTACTATTTGCACCTGATTCCAGTTTTGCAAAGTCATTTGCAGATTCACAGGGCACTACAGAACTGCAAATAGGACCTTGGAAGTTAGAGGATGGTGGGGAGAGATTAAAAAGATCTCTTTCTTACCTCAAAGCTGCCACTAAGTTACTTAAGGCTGTCAAAGGCTATGAGGATCAAACATATTTAAAAGCTGATGGGAAGAGGTTTGCTGTTTTTGCCTGTGTCAGCACCCCAGATGTTATGTATGGGAGCACCTTTAAGGTTGAAATACTCTATGTGATCACACCAGGGCCAGAGTTGCAATCAGGAGAACCGTGTTCCCGGTTGGAGATATCATGGCGATTGAATTTTGTACAGAGCACCATGATGAAAGGAATGATAGAAAACGGTGCTCGTCAAGGTATGAAGGAAAGCTTTGGTAATTATGCTTCCATGTTATCTCAGATTGTTAATCCTGTCGATTCAAAGGACCTTGGTTCTGCTAAGGAACAAGATTTGGCATCGATACAGCCGGAGCCGCAGTCAGATTGGAAGCTGGCAGTGCAGTATTTTGCTAACTTCACAGTTGTCTCAACACTCTTAATGGGGTTGTACATCATTGTCCATATAATTCTGGCTGAATCTAGTACAATTCAAGGGTTTGAGTTTTTTGGGCTTGACTTGCCAGATTCAATTGGCGAATTTGTTGTTTCTGCTGCTTTAGCCCTTCAAGCTGAACGAGTGCTGGGTTTGATCTCACGCTTCATGCAGGCCAGAACACAAATGG GTAGTGATAATGGAATTAAAGCATCGGGAGATGGATGGTTGCTAACTGTGGCCTTAATTGAAGGAAGCAATTTAGCTACTGTTAATTCTAGTCGGAAATGTGATCCATATGTGGTGTTTACTTGCAACAACAAAACAAGAACCAGCTCAATCAAGTTCAAGAAATGTGATCCTTTATGGAATG AAATATTTGAATTCGATGCTATGGATGATCCTCCTTCTGTTTTGGAGGTGGACGTTTATGATTTTGATGGACCATTTGATGAAGCCATATGTCTTGGACATGCTGAAATCAATTTCCTGAAAACAAACATCTCAGATCTTGCAGACATATGGGTTCCTCTTGATGGAAAGCTGGCTCTGGCATGCCAATCTAAGCTGCACTTAAGAATTTACTTGGACAACACTAGAGGTGGAAATGTTGTAAAACACTATATAAGTAAAATGGAGAAAGAGGTGGGCAAAAAG ATTACTATGCGGTCTCCTCAAACAAATTCTGCATTTCaaaagctcttcaagcttccacCTGAGGAATTTCTTATTAATGACTTCACTTGTCACCTAAAAAGAAAAATGCCCCTTCAG GGCCGTCTATTTCTTTCGGCAAGAATAATTGGATTTAATGCAAATTTGTTTGGAAACAAGACgaaattcttttttctttgggaGGACATTGAAGACATCCAGGTCATTCCTCCTACGTTCGCATCGATGGGGAGTCCCTCAATTGCCATAACTCTTCGGCCGGGCAAAGGTTTGGATGCTAGGCATGGTGCAAAAATGCAAGATGAACAAGGCAGACTGAAGTTTCATTTCCAATCCTTTGTGTCTTTCAATGTTGCAAACAG GACTATAATGGCCCTCTGGAAGGCAAGAGCCTTGACTCCTGAACAGAAGGTCCAGTTAGTTGAAGAAGACTCTGAAACAAAAAACTATAATGGTGAAGAGAATGGCTCATATATTGGCCTTGAAGATGTTATCTTGTCTGAGGTTTATGCTTGTACCGTCACTGTTCCT GCCAGTTTCTTTATGGAGCTATTCAAGGGGGGTGAGTTGGATCGCATGTTCATGGAAAAATCTGGTTGTGTTGAATATTCTTATACTCCTTGGGTATCTGAGATAGATAGCATCAGTGAGAGGTCAGTATATTACAAATTCGAGAAGCGAATTTCGAAATATAAAGTTGAAGTGACAAGTACACAGCAAAGATCTCTTCTGAATGGAAATGTTTGGCTATTGGAGGAGGTTATGAACTTCCATGGAGTTCCTCTTGCAGATTATTTCAAT CTGCACCTTCGCTATCAAATCGATGATCTACCACACAATGCAAAAGCATGTAAAGTGCAGGTAATGTTTGGAATTGAATGGCTGAAAAGTACAAAACATCAGAAAAGGATCTTGAAGAACATCACAAAACATCTACAAGAACGGTTAAAGCTGACCTTCAATCTAGTTGAGAAGGAGTATTTGGTAAAACCACCAAGCAGTGAATGA
- the LOC130960270 gene encoding C2 and GRAM domain-containing protein At1g03370-like isoform X3: MKLVVRVTEAKNLQLPDPNGATGLYVRLQLGKQKFKTKVIKKSLEPRWDEEFNFCVDDLKEKLVISVMDEDKFFNDDVVGKIKVPVSSVFEEPSKSLGHVWHSLKPKNMKSKKKECGDILVSIYFCQNNPSDGNGDQIALRRKLSDATTESFSSSFRRSNSSSPVREESTVSKDEKLAPQKTFAGRLAQIFSSKVSELPVQSSLNKSIDLDLSETSKTEEGEIKTEDQTTSNETFEECMKKIQSADQGNEVPSNLSGGVLIDQLYNIAPEDLNALLFAPDSSFAKSFADSQGTTELQIGPWKLEDGGERLKRSLSYLKAATKLLKAVKGYEDQTYLKADGKRFAVFACVSTPDVMYGSTFKVEILYVITPGPELQSGEPCSRLEISWRLNFVQSTMMKGMIENGARQGMKESFGNYASMLSQIVNPVDSKDLGSAKEQDLASIQPEPQSDWKLAVQYFANFTVVSTLLMGLYIIVHIILAESSTIQGFEFFGLDLPDSIGEFVVSAALALQAERVLGLISRFMQARTQMGSDNGIKASGDGWLLTVALIEGSNLATVNSSRKCDPYVVFTCNNKTRTSSIKFKKCDPLWNEIFEFDAMDDPPSVLEVDVYDFDGPFDEAICLGHAEINFLKTNISDLADIWVPLDGKLALACQSKLHLRIYLDNTRGGNVVKHYISKMEKEVGKKITMRSPQTNSAFQKLFKLPPEEFLINDFTCHLKRKMPLQGRLFLSARIIGFNANLFGNKTKFFFLWEDIEDIQVIPPTFASMGSPSIAITLRPGKGLDARHGAKMQDEQGRLKFHFQSFVSFNVANRTIMALWKARALTPEQKVQLVEEDSETKNYNGEENGSYIGLEDVILSEVYACTVTVPASFFMELFKGGELDRMFMEKSGCVEYSYTPWVSEIDSISERSVYYKFEKRISKYKVEVTSTQQRSLLNGNVWLLEEVMNFHGVPLADYFNLHLRYQIDDLPHNAKACKVQVMFGIEWLKSTKHQKRILKNITKHLQERLKLTFNLVEKEYLVKPPSSE; this comes from the exons atgAAGCTTGTGGTTCGGGTAACTGAGGCAAAAAACTTGCAACTTCCGGATCCTAATGGGGCAACTGGTCTTTACGTTCGGTTACAGTTGGGGAAGCAGAAGTTCAAGACGAAGGTGATCAAGAAGTCTTTGGAACCAAGGTGGGATGAAGAGTTCAATTTTTGTGTTGATGACCTTAAAGAGAAGCTGGTCATTTCTGTCATGGATGAAGATAAATTCTTCAATGATGACGTGGTTGGGAAGATTAAGGTGCCAGTTTCATCTGTTTTTGAAGAACCATCTAAATCTCTTGGCCATGTTTGGCACTCTCTCAAACCCAAAAACATGAAATCCAAAAAGAAGGAATGTG GTGACATTCTTGTGAGCATATACTTTTGCCAAAATAATCCATCTGATGGTAACGGCGATCAAATAGCACTACGAAGGAAACTTTCTGATGCAACGACTGAATCGTTTTCATCTTCTTTTCGACGTTCAAACTCATCTTCGCCAGTTAGGGAAGAAAGTACAGTGTCTAAGGATGAGAAACTTGCTCCACAAAAAACATTTGCTGGCCGACTTGCCCAAATTTTCAGTAGTAAAGTTTCCGAGCTGCCTGTACAATCTTCTTTGAATAAAAGCATTGACTTGGACCTATCTGAAACTAGCAAAACTGAAGAAGGTGAAATCAAGACTGAGGATCAGACGACCTCTAATGAAACTTTTGAAGAATGTATGAAGAAAATTCAATCGGCAGATCAAGGAAATGAAGTTCCTAGCAATTTATCAGGAGGGGTGCTTATAGATCAATTGTATAACATTGCACCAGAAGACTTGAATGCATTACTATTTGCACCTGATTCCAGTTTTGCAAAGTCATTTGCAGATTCACAGGGCACTACAGAACTGCAAATAGGACCTTGGAAGTTAGAGGATGGTGGGGAGAGATTAAAAAGATCTCTTTCTTACCTCAAAGCTGCCACTAAGTTACTTAAGGCTGTCAAAGGCTATGAGGATCAAACATATTTAAAAGCTGATGGGAAGAGGTTTGCTGTTTTTGCCTGTGTCAGCACCCCAGATGTTATGTATGGGAGCACCTTTAAGGTTGAAATACTCTATGTGATCACACCAGGGCCAGAGTTGCAATCAGGAGAACCGTGTTCCCGGTTGGAGATATCATGGCGATTGAATTTTGTACAGAGCACCATGATGAAAGGAATGATAGAAAACGGTGCTCGTCAAGGTATGAAGGAAAGCTTTGGTAATTATGCTTCCATGTTATCTCAGATTGTTAATCCTGTCGATTCAAAGGACCTTGGTTCTGCTAAGGAACAAGATTTGGCATCGATACAGCCGGAGCCGCAGTCAGATTGGAAGCTGGCAGTGCAGTATTTTGCTAACTTCACAGTTGTCTCAACACTCTTAATGGGGTTGTACATCATTGTCCATATAATTCTGGCTGAATCTAGTACAATTCAAGGGTTTGAGTTTTTTGGGCTTGACTTGCCAGATTCAATTGGCGAATTTGTTGTTTCTGCTGCTTTAGCCCTTCAAGCTGAACGAGTGCTGGGTTTGATCTCACGCTTCATGCAGGCCAGAACACAAATGG GTAGTGATAATGGAATTAAAGCATCGGGAGATGGATGGTTGCTAACTGTGGCCTTAATTGAAGGAAGCAATTTAGCTACTGTTAATTCTAGTCGGAAATGTGATCCATATGTGGTGTTTACTTGCAACAACAAAACAAGAACCAGCTCAATCAAGTTCAAGAAATGTGATCCTTTATGGAATG AAATATTTGAATTCGATGCTATGGATGATCCTCCTTCTGTTTTGGAGGTGGACGTTTATGATTTTGATGGACCATTTGATGAAGCCATATGTCTTGGACATGCTGAAATCAATTTCCTGAAAACAAACATCTCAGATCTTGCAGACATATGGGTTCCTCTTGATGGAAAGCTGGCTCTGGCATGCCAATCTAAGCTGCACTTAAGAATTTACTTGGACAACACTAGAGGTGGAAATGTTGTAAAACACTATATAAGTAAAATGGAGAAAGAGGTGGGCAAAAAG ATTACTATGCGGTCTCCTCAAACAAATTCTGCATTTCaaaagctcttcaagcttccacCTGAGGAATTTCTTATTAATGACTTCACTTGTCACCTAAAAAGAAAAATGCCCCTTCAG GGCCGTCTATTTCTTTCGGCAAGAATAATTGGATTTAATGCAAATTTGTTTGGAAACAAGACgaaattcttttttctttgggaGGACATTGAAGACATCCAGGTCATTCCTCCTACGTTCGCATCGATGGGGAGTCCCTCAATTGCCATAACTCTTCGGCCGGGCAAAGGTTTGGATGCTAGGCATGGTGCAAAAATGCAAGATGAACAAGGCAGACTGAAGTTTCATTTCCAATCCTTTGTGTCTTTCAATGTTGCAAACAG GACTATAATGGCCCTCTGGAAGGCAAGAGCCTTGACTCCTGAACAGAAGGTCCAGTTAGTTGAAGAAGACTCTGAAACAAAAAACTATAATGGTGAAGAGAATGGCTCATATATTGGCCTTGAAGATGTTATCTTGTCTGAGGTTTATGCTTGTACCGTCACTGTTCCT GCCAGTTTCTTTATGGAGCTATTCAAGGGGGGTGAGTTGGATCGCATGTTCATGGAAAAATCTGGTTGTGTTGAATATTCTTATACTCCTTGGGTATCTGAGATAGATAGCATCAGTGAGAGGTCAGTATATTACAAATTCGAGAAGCGAATTTCGAAATATAAAGTTGAAGTGACAAGTACACAGCAAAGATCTCTTCTGAATGGAAATGTTTGGCTATTGGAGGAGGTTATGAACTTCCATGGAGTTCCTCTTGCAGATTATTTCAAT CTGCACCTTCGCTATCAAATCGATGATCTACCACACAATGCAAAAGCATGTAAAGTGCAGGTAATGTTTGGAATTGAATGGCTGAAAAGTACAAAACATCAGAAAAGGATCTTGAAGAACATCACAAAACATCTACAAGAACGGTTAAAGCTGACCTTCAATCTAGTTGAGAAGGAGTATTTGGTAAAACCACCAAGCAGTGAATGA